ATCAGGAGAACACCAATGCCCCCCTACCCCCGCAGCTTCTCGCATATCGGCCTGTCGGTCACCGACCTCGACGAAGCCGTGAAGTTCTACACTGAAGTCATGGGCTGGTACCTTATCATGCCGCCCACCACGATCGAGGAAGACGAGAGCGCCATCGGTGTCATGTGCACCGACGTGTTCGGCGCTGGCTGGGGCTCCTTCCGCATTGCCCACCTTTCGACCGGCGACCGCGTGGGCGTCGAGATCTTCCAGTTTCGCAATGCAGAGCGGCCGGAAAACAATTTCGAGTACTGGAAGACGAGCGTGTTCCACTTCTGCATCCAGGACCCAGACGTCGAGGGCATGGTCGCCAAGATCGTGGCCGCCGGCGGCAAGCAGCGCATGCCCGTGCGCGAATATTTCCCCGGCGAGAAGCCCTACCGCATGGTCTATTGCGAGGATCCCTTCGGCAACATCCTCGAGGTCTACAGCCACAGCTACGAGCTGACCTATTCGGCCGGAGCCTATGCCTGAGGCTCTGCCCGAAACCTACTGCGCCTGGACCTGGGTGGCTGGCGAGGCCCCGCTCGCCCTGGTCCAGACGACACGGCCCATGCCACGGCCCGGCCCGGGCGAGGTCATCGTGCGCAACGCGGCGATCGGCCTCAATCCGGTGGACTGGAAGGTCCTCGGCGGCCTCGGATGGCAACCTGGCCATGTGCCCGGTGTCGACGGCGCCGGGACGGTGGTGAAGATCGGACCGGATGTCGATCCGGCCTGGCTGGGAAGCCGCGTGGCATACCACCAGAGCCTGCAGTCGCACGGTAGCTTCGCGCAGTACACCCCCGTCGGGGCATACGCGCTCATGCGTGTCCCCGACGCGCTCGACCTGGCCCTTGCCGCCGGCATGCCCTGCCCGGCGCTGACCGCCTGGCGCGCGCTCGCGAAGCTGCCCCCCGGCGGCAACCAGCGAATGCTGGTCAGCGGAGCGGGCGGCGCGGTGGGCAATTATCTCGTCCAACTTGCCGGGCAACTGGATTGGCGCGTCAGCGTCATGTGCAACATCCGCCACCGCGAGCGACTGGCCGGGCTGGGTGCCGTGGACTGGATCCCCGGGCCGCTCACGCAGGAAGCTGAAATCGGATCGCCGCGCTTCACGGCGGTTATCGATGCAGTCGGCCCCGAACATGCCGCGCGGCTTCATCCTGGCCTGAAGGCCAACGGCCATCTCGTGTGCATCCAGGGCCGGGTACCGGACTGGCCCAGTCCGGCGTTTGGCCGTGCGCTTTCGCTACACGAAGTCGCGCTCGGCGCCCTTCACCAGCATGGCGATACCGCCAACTGGTCGATCCAGACCTCGGCGGGCGAAGATCTGTTCGCGCAGGTCGCAGCGAAGACCCTAGCGCCTGAACCCCTTGTCCCCGGGCCCTTCGAGGACCTGCCGCGCATGCTCGAAGCGCTGCGCAACCGCGATTTCAGCGGCAAGCCCGTGATCGGGCTCGCCTGAACCAAGTTCCACGAAAGAGGATACGATGCCCGCACTTTTCACCCCCTTCACACTCAAGGACGTGACCCTTCGCAACCGCATCGGCGTGCCGCCGATGTGCCAGTACAGCGCGCGCGACGGCTACGTCAGCGAGTGGCACCTTCCCCACTACGCCGATATAGCGCGCGGCGGTGCGGGCCTCGTCATCGTGGAGGCAACTGCCGTCTCGCCCGAAGGCCGCATCACGCCGGGATGCACGGGCCTGTGGGAAGATGGCCAGGTCGAGGGCATGGCCAGTATCGCCCATGCCATTGCCGCGGGCGGAGCCGTGCCCGGCATCCAGATCGGCCATGCCGGACGCAAGGCCAGTGCCAACAAGCCCTGGGAAGGCGACGACCACATTCCCAACGACCAGCCCGGTGGCTGGCAGACGATCTCGCCTTCGGCCCTGGCCTTCGGCGGCGGTCTGCCCAAGGTGCCGACCGAAATGACGCTGGACGATATCGCGCGCGTAAAGCGGGATTTCGTCGCGGCCGCGATCCGCGCGCGCGACGCTGGTTTTAAGTGGCTCGAACTGCACTTTGCGCATGGCTACCTGGCGCAAAGCTTCTTCTCGGTCCACGCCAACACGCGCACCGACGCCTATGGCGGTGACGTCACGGCGCGCAGCCGCTTCCTGATCGAGACCTTGCAGGCCGTGCGCGAAGTCTGGCCCGAGAATCTGCCGCTCACGGCCCGTTTCGGCGTCATCGAGTTCGATGGACGCGACGAAGAGACGCTTGCGGAGGCGATTGGCCTCGTGAAGACCTTCAAGAACGAAGGGCTCGACTTCCTGAGCGTCAGCATGGGCTTCTCGACGATTGAAGCCAACGTGCCCTGGGCCCCGGCCTTCATGGCACCGATCGCCAAGCGCGTGCGCGATGAGACCGGGCTTGCCGTCGGCACGGCCTGGGGCATGGACATTCCGCAGGACGCCGAGAGGGCCATTGACGAACAGCAGATGGACGTCGTCTTCGCCGCGCGCGCGCACCTCGCCAATCCGCATTATCCGTTCCGCGTGGCCCGCGAGCTAGGACTGCCCGCTGCGGGCAGCGTGTTGCCCGACCAATACGCCTATTGGCTGCGCCGTTATCCGGGCCCCCAGAATGGTCCGGTGATTGACTGAGGCCAGGCAGGTCAGCCTCCCAGCCTCAGTCGAACTCTCAAGCCGCTGCGGCTCTCGCAGCGGCGACGAGACCTTCAAGCCAATCCTGATGGCCGTTGATCATCGGATTGGGGCGCGCAAGGGCAAGCTCCTTTGCCGGTGCGCCGTTCTGCGTTTCCTGCGTGAGAATACGCAGGCGTTGCCCGGAAAGCTCCTCAATCAACCACGCGTGGTGCACGTCGAGCCGCTGCTCGTCCTCACCCGACCACCCGTGCCAGGCGATGCGCGCTGGCTGGCCTTTGACAGGCGGCACGCATTCCACCACTTCGGCATCGACCGGGAATCCGAAGGTCTTGAAAAAGAAGCGGTCGCCGAGTTCGAGCGCGGGCCCCTTGTCCCCATGGATCGCGATGTCCGAGCTGTTGGCGTAATAGCCCGGCCAGCGCGCCGCCTCGACCAAGAAAGGCCAGGCGTCGGAAACCGCAAGATCCCGGACGATGACCTCGTTCGAACAGAAATTGTCGCTGAAACCCGGGACATAGCCCGCGGGCCACTGGATTTCGCCCATATCGTACTCCTGCATGAGTGGGAAAACCTGAGCACAGGATATAGGCGGGCGCTTGATATAGCTGAAATCACATCTCAATATTCCTGACATCATGAAGAGTGATATCAAGAATACCGACCTCAATCTCCTGAAGGCCTTCAATGCCCTTCTGGACACCCGATCAGTTACGCGGGCGAGCGAGCGGCTTGGCCTGACCCAACCGGCCGTAAGCGGCATGCTCAACCGGCTTCGCGAGACCTTCGATGATCCGCTGTTCGTCCGCGCCCAGCGCGGGGTTCTGCCCACACCTCGAGCCGAAGCTCTCGCGGAACCGCTTCAGCGCGCGCTCGGAGAAATCGAGGCCTTGCTGCAACCTGATGGCTTTGATCCCGCGACGGCGGAGCGGACCATCGGCATCGCCGCGACCGATTACGCACAGCAGGTCGTACTTCTCCCATTCCTAAGCGGCTTGCGCACGAGCGCGCCGGGCATCCGGATTGCAATCCGACCCGTGGCGATGGAGACGCTGGCGCTCGATATGGAGCAGGGCAAGACCGACTTCGCGCTCGTCACCCCGCAGATGGCGCCCGAGAATTTACGTGCGCGCCACCTGTTCGAGGAACACTACACCTGCGTCCTACGCTGTAATCATCCGGCAGCGGGGCAGGCTATGGACCTCGATACGTTCTGTGGCTTGGACCACGCCCTGATGTCGCACGACGGCACTCGGTTCCAGGGTGCGACCGATCATGCATTGGCGGCCCTAAACCGCACGAGGCGGGTCATCATGACGGCCCCGAACTTTGCCTTGGTCCTCGATCTGGTACGTACATCCAACGCCTGTGCACTACTTCCCACGCGCTTGGTAAAAGGTCAGAAAGGTCTGCATCTTCAGGAGCCCCCTTTGGCGGTACCCGGCTTCACGAAGATTCTGGTCTGGCACGAACGGACCCACCACGATCCCGCAATGGCCTGGCTGCGCCAGCAGCTAGCGAAGAGCGTAAAAAGCGCAGACGACAACTAGATCTCGACGCTGCAGACGACCCATTCAAGTCGCTCAGTCACCGGTTCACATTCGCGAGGTGCGGACTGTCCGCAATCCGGCAGCGGGAATCCCATGAACCGTATTTTCGATACATGTCTGGAGGAATTAGACGGGGTCACGTCAACGGCACGCTACCATTGTTGCGAGGAGGCTAATTGTGTCGTGGCCACCTTCTCATCGACCATAGTCGGAGCTCGCACCAGGATCGTCGCTACCCGCGTCACCCACGATCGCCTTGCGCGCAATCAGCTGCCCGGGGCGGACCCGGAGACGGCGCGCTACGCAACGCTGCGACCGGGCGTGACCGCCATCCACATGCATTACCGCGGGCCACACGTGGAAAACGACGGCGAACTGCCGATGGGTGGCATGTGCACGTACTACCTGATCGAGAGCGAGGAGTACCACGAGGAATGAAATACCACCTGGGTCTGCTGGACGACGACCCCTCCCAAAACGCCGCGCTGCGGTGGGTGAGGGGCGTCAGCTGGAAGCACCTTCCGCCCGAAGTCGAGCGCGAGCTGGGGATCTGGTTTGCCATGCCAGGCATCTCCATCGGCTGGCACGCGAAGAACCTCGGGGTCGGTCGCATCCGGGTCCAGAAGAACTGGGGCGAGTACGAAAAGTACAAGGATGAGGTTGCGGAGAACTGGTTAAGTGCGTCGAGAGAGGATTGTGTGAAACTTTCACAGATTCGACCGCATAAAGGCGTTCTCCCGATCATCAGCCAGCTGCGGGCACTTCAGGATCTGAAATCGATGTCCGTCGCGCAGGTCGCTCGCGACTACCGGGTCGACCGTGGGAGCCTGTGGAACTGGAAGCGGAGGGGGATCAACACCCGCATCGGGATACCCCTTCCGCCCGGCTTCGAACTGCTCGGGACCATGCACGCCTGAGGTGGCCAAAAGTCACTCGCTGCTAAACGAGAAAAAACCGTCATATCCAGGATATACCTTCATAATCCTATATTATTTTTATTGATTCTTTTCGCCTCCAAGAAAAAATAATAAGTATATACCCTAGACTAGTAAGGTTTTTTCTTTTTTACGGCGACTGACTTTTCCCGATTTTGCCTCCCGAGCCGCCACGAGAGCAGCTGGCAACTATCTGAACCCGAGCCAGACCCCGGACCATACTCTATTTTGCCCGGAAACGGCCCTCACAGCGCGAAGAACTACTTCTAGGCTACTCGGGTAGCTCTGACCCCCTCTTCGCGCTCTACGACCCCTTCAGAGTCAAATTCGCCCACATGCAGAATTTGGAAGCCAACCCTCATCAACGAAACTTCCGACCGATCGAGAAGGAGGACGCCCCGAGAACAGCATCGAGAAACTCTCGACACCTCCACGCCAACGCAGCCAACCCTTCGCAAGTACGTTGCCCTCCGAAGCCAAGCACTCAAGTGACCGAGTCCTCCACCTCGCCAGCTTAGATCTAGAAGCCGTTCAGTATCCGCAAGATATGAT
This is a stretch of genomic DNA from Novosphingobium aureum. It encodes these proteins:
- a CDS encoding lactoylglutathione lyase family protein, with translation MPPYPRSFSHIGLSVTDLDEAVKFYTEVMGWYLIMPPTTIEEDESAIGVMCTDVFGAGWGSFRIAHLSTGDRVGVEIFQFRNAERPENNFEYWKTSVFHFCIQDPDVEGMVAKIVAAGGKQRMPVREYFPGEKPYRMVYCEDPFGNILEVYSHSYELTYSAGAYA
- a CDS encoding zinc-binding dehydrogenase, with product MPEALPETYCAWTWVAGEAPLALVQTTRPMPRPGPGEVIVRNAAIGLNPVDWKVLGGLGWQPGHVPGVDGAGTVVKIGPDVDPAWLGSRVAYHQSLQSHGSFAQYTPVGAYALMRVPDALDLALAAGMPCPALTAWRALAKLPPGGNQRMLVSGAGGAVGNYLVQLAGQLDWRVSVMCNIRHRERLAGLGAVDWIPGPLTQEAEIGSPRFTAVIDAVGPEHAARLHPGLKANGHLVCIQGRVPDWPSPAFGRALSLHEVALGALHQHGDTANWSIQTSAGEDLFAQVAAKTLAPEPLVPGPFEDLPRMLEALRNRDFSGKPVIGLA
- a CDS encoding NADH:flavin oxidoreductase/NADH oxidase; its protein translation is MPALFTPFTLKDVTLRNRIGVPPMCQYSARDGYVSEWHLPHYADIARGGAGLVIVEATAVSPEGRITPGCTGLWEDGQVEGMASIAHAIAAGGAVPGIQIGHAGRKASANKPWEGDDHIPNDQPGGWQTISPSALAFGGGLPKVPTEMTLDDIARVKRDFVAAAIRARDAGFKWLELHFAHGYLAQSFFSVHANTRTDAYGGDVTARSRFLIETLQAVREVWPENLPLTARFGVIEFDGRDEETLAEAIGLVKTFKNEGLDFLSVSMGFSTIEANVPWAPAFMAPIAKRVRDETGLAVGTAWGMDIPQDAERAIDEQQMDVVFAARAHLANPHYPFRVARELGLPAAGSVLPDQYAYWLRRYPGPQNGPVID
- a CDS encoding SRPBCC domain-containing protein, translated to MGEIQWPAGYVPGFSDNFCSNEVIVRDLAVSDAWPFLVEAARWPGYYANSSDIAIHGDKGPALELGDRFFFKTFGFPVDAEVVECVPPVKGQPARIAWHGWSGEDEQRLDVHHAWLIEELSGQRLRILTQETQNGAPAKELALARPNPMINGHQDWLEGLVAAARAAAA
- a CDS encoding LysR family transcriptional regulator, with protein sequence MKSDIKNTDLNLLKAFNALLDTRSVTRASERLGLTQPAVSGMLNRLRETFDDPLFVRAQRGVLPTPRAEALAEPLQRALGEIEALLQPDGFDPATAERTIGIAATDYAQQVVLLPFLSGLRTSAPGIRIAIRPVAMETLALDMEQGKTDFALVTPQMAPENLRARHLFEEHYTCVLRCNHPAAGQAMDLDTFCGLDHALMSHDGTRFQGATDHALAALNRTRRVIMTAPNFALVLDLVRTSNACALLPTRLVKGQKGLHLQEPPLAVPGFTKILVWHERTHHDPAMAWLRQQLAKSVKSADDN